Genomic segment of Anguilla rostrata isolate EN2019 chromosome 13, ASM1855537v3, whole genome shotgun sequence:
AGGGCTGTACCAAAAGCTTTGGCAGAGCAGGACTGATGCCCAGGCCATAGTTTTGGAGCAGAGGAACCTTCCTTAAATGTCCACTCTTTTTTCAGGGAGCTTATTTGAGGTGCACAAGGTCCAACAACCATTCTATTTCTCCTTATGTTGCTATTTTTTtggtgttatttttcatttgttctggCAAATTTGGTGCCGGCTTCCTGAAAATGGCCTTCTTTTCCCCTCCCCAGCTATCTCAAGACATCTCCATGATGGTCctacaggagagggggagagagagcacaggcctgTCCAGGGCTGCCTGGTGCCCACTCCACTGGTGATGGCAAAGAGCGGGCAACCCAATGCTGAGCCTGGCACGGGCTCCCCACCCACCGTCTCCCCGTGCCCGCTCTCCAAGACAGGCTCGTCCCGGGGTCAGGACGCCGCGGCGGCAGCCAGGAGAGCAGGGTGCCAGGATCGCCCCAAAGCCGGCTTGGCCAGGGGGCCGCTGTCTTATGAGGGTCTGCTGGAGCTGAGGATGATGAAGCCGACCCTGAAGAAGCACGCTCAGAGCTTCTCTTCTGGAGTCAAGGAGAGGGCCAAGCCGGCCCCCAGCGACCTCAGTGAGGGGAGGCAATCCAGTCGCCCCTCTGACTccacttcccagcatgcacctcttCACCTGACCCTCAAACCCAGGGTTACCCCTCCGACGGTTGCACCTAAACCTAAAATTCTCCCACCCAGCGTTGCCGTGACAACCCAAAAAGCGCCTGTCCCAAACCCAGACTCCCAGACGGACTGCCTGGGCACGTCGCCTCGAGAGAGGGTGATAATGGATCCCCagcaggtgaggagagaggCTCTGCGTAAATTAGGGCTCCTGCAGGACGGGGGGACCGCCCCCCCTTTCGTCACTGGGACCCTGCCGTCCGCCACGGGCCGCCCGCGCTCCAGGAGCgaccttccccccgcccccagctcacgcccccctcccccgcccgtcGGGGCCAAGTCCGTGACCCTGGAGCGCTGTTCGGACAGctttaagccccgcccccgtgcCCGCACCGCCTCGCTGGGACACGGGAGGGAGGTCAGGGCCCCCCAGCCGGACGCCGCGGCCGAGCCCACCTCCCAGAAGCCCCTGTTCCCGAACGGCATCTCCGCGGCGATGGTGCCCTGGAACCAGACGGGCCAGGTGAGACAGGAGGCTCTGAAGAAGCTAGGACTGCTGAGGGAGTGAGaactcacccctcccccccctccgcaaacccaaaaaaaactgcaccctGAATGCTGCACCATCCTGTCCCAGCACAGGTGACcaagtgcccccctccccccccccactggctgTAGGTGAGAGGTGGAGTGATTGACGCTTTGCGCCAGGTACTGGATCGACTGAAACACAATGAAGATATTTGCACAGGCGGAGAACGCAGCGGTCTGTGGAGCACAGGGCTGTGGGGTGAGGCACAGGCTGGTACCCTGCCCTGCAGGCTGACTGTTCTGGGGTCAGCATCctgtcacgtttttttttttttttacctttactGCTAACGTTAAAGAATAACACCAGTAATTACACTTTTCTATTTCAGTCTAGGCAACATATTGTATGGAAGTACCAAAGCCAAAAATTACTCTGTCCAACTCCCTGTCCTTTTAGACATTTTCCTACCCCATTTAGCGTTTCACCAGGAAAGctatttatttcagttgtgCGCTGGTGCCATTAAATACTGCtcagaaagacattttaattatcaGAAAATGCAACTTTTTACGACGAAAAACATAGACAGTGTAGTTTTTACCACACTGTTagtgttttcagtattttggtGCCGTGCCGAACTACATTCCACATATCGAAAAATCAATCTTTGTCActattgtttcagtaaaaaagtACGAAGGTCAGGTTCTTCGTAAATGGTGAATTATGCTGACCAAAGCTACACTTGtcttaatacttttttttggacAACAACGAGTTCTGTGACTTCCAGTATAGCGCTGTTGGCTAGATGGACAATAATTGGTTTGTAGGATAAATTCATTGAGAGCTGGACAGAAACATTATTGGTTTTGGTCTTTTAATAGGATATGTTGATGAtactataaaaatgaaaattagcaGTGTTATCCTTTACATACTAGCACAGTAAAGGGGTGTGGGCAGGTACACACTGATGCGATGccttaaattattttgatgctGCAGTCACTGCGACTACCAAGCTGCCTTCAATAGACAACAGATATGTGCTGTTTGACCTGTACTTAATAGATATCTATATAGGAATGTTAAATTCAGCATTTGTtaatcttcattttaaatgaaagaaaaatagatATTATTGTGCGGAAGTATCTATAGAAaacaatagatttttattttatcctgatATTTGTTTATCAAGCAGAAATTAATTTGCAGAACTGTTTTTATACAGAAATTTTCTCCTCAAGGACGAATACAGGTgactgcacatttaaaaaagcaggagCCGTCATAAAAGTGAGAGCTTCGGTGTTTTATATCCGTTCGATCAGAGCTGAATCTAACGTGGCTTGGCCTTCGATCACCCCTGTCATTGACTGAAATTGAAATGCTGCTGCTGGGCGATCCTGTGTAGATGGCACTCAGTGAGATGAATcagctgaataaaacattttgtcctTTTCGCATGCTGTTGTGAGTCACCGGATTACCTTTTCACCTGCAGTTattccccatccctccctacccccctgtaaatgactgtaagcttagggttgtaactaggcagctgtttcgtaggtgacttaggtgcattaactgtcttaactactgcttgtatttttttccatagactgcgttgttgccgttctcgttgtgttagtgttaatcagtttaaccttcagggtccaagttgaactatgcggttgttccctgcacttggaccggtacttctctctaggggtttcgtcatacttgttcctggttatggtcatacactttgttgtacgtcgctctggataagagcgtctgccaaatgcctgtaatgtaatgtaatgtaactagaCCTTGGCTCTTAAATCAGGTCTGCTCCTGGAGCATTGCCTCACGCGGTTTAATCGCGTTGTTTTGCTGAGCTTGCAGATCGGTAACTTGGAAGTGGCTCCGAGACAAAGGAGGGTAAAGGACTCTTCGTGACAAAGGAGCCGTTGAACATGGCTGCCTTTCCTGACATCGGCTCGTCTCCCCTGTAACTCGACTCCCGCCGAGCGACTGCATGCTCGAGCTTCTCCGTTACACTCGTATCGCGTTGCGTTCACTTAGCGGACGCTCTCGTCCGGGGCGACTTGCGGTATCGGAGAAACGGCGCGCTCGCCTGATTGATGTGGCCGACGGCGCCGGACCTGCCAAAcgctgggcctcattcacgaaacgtgcgtacgatcacatttgatcgcaAACTGTGCgcaagaacgtttccaagaacattccGACATTCAGCATTTTGTTCTTATCAGTATTTTTTGATGGATTTtaccttatgctaatcacatgaccaggattgcacataaaatttacaaacagtcagcattcatcatctcatacacctgggacacacacaaatgcacacgtgtCCTGAATCCCATATTTGCTTTATCGTagttacatttttaagaacaataGTAAGAATAAtataagaaaagttttgtgaatgaggtccaCTGTGTCAGTACAGAGGAGCTATTCCAGCTGCTTTTCTGAACATGTTGAATGAAAAACTGACTGATCTATATTCTTTCCATAGCTGAATGCAATTTGGTGGTATTTTTGGTGCAcagcatttctgaaatgttatggtgaatttctttttttattggaacAGGCCTTAAAAGTATTGcgtcagaaaaaaacaaatcttatGTGCTTAACACTGATCATAGTccatttttatgtacatttcCCAGGTAATATATTGCCTGTAACTAGGTTATTTTTATGATAAGAGAGCCTGTGGTCTCTGATTATGAAACCGTGCTCCACCTAAATGGATAAGCACTCGCCCGTTGTTATGGAGTACTTGTGCTTATGGGCGGATATTTGTCCTCTGATCTTTGGTTTAGCGCTTCTGAGTGTTTGAAGTTGAGTtaataaatgatatttttctACTAAGCACTGAGGAAACTTACATTCGGAGGTATTTTGCAAGTATAATACCAAACACATACGTGAGAGGCATATGCTTTTCAAACCAGAGAGCTGGGCCCAAATATATCAAACATTCTTGTGTTGGATCGATGatctagggttaggtttacctGATCTATAGTCTAACTTGAGCCCTATTAGCAACTAGATTAGCACTCCGACTCAGGGatatttgataaataaatagggGTGCTGTGTCTAGAATTCCAGTTCCCCTTCATTAGTCTGAAAGCCTGGGCATATTTCGGAGGAGGTCAAGCGAAggttgtgtagtttttttttccgtgtGTCTTTTCGCCCCTGATAACTCATCAGGGGGCCGGTTCCTGACATTCCTCTTCACGGCGGGGGAAACCTGACGCCCTTCTGTGCGCTCGGGCGACGCGAGGCCTGTCAACGCATCACAGGGCGCCATGGAGACGCCGCCTTTTCCACCGGTCGCCGCTGTGGACGGATGtgcccccacacacaaaacacgccTGACCTCGTTGTTGTATTTCTCACATTACATTTCCAAACGTTTCCTGATGTCCCTGCAAAACACTGTGGTAACATAACCTAGAATATGGGCTTTGCGGTATTATGAGTATATGTTATtgatcattttgtgttttgcctggttttttatttgattttttaaattatgattttaaatgtatgtagtATGGGAAATTAAACGCATTTCGTGgaaaacacacaagcaaacatacatgcacacacaaacacacacacagcccctttCATGCTATTTCAAACTTAAAGGCATACTGTACAGGAtattttagccttgctgtggtcctgtgtttacagtgaaataagtctcctcctccgtcttcaaACCCGCCCACTCATCCTGAGTAGGTTATCCAACTTCAGCCAGCTAGCTACCTAACGTAGCTAGCTGGACAGCTAGCTAGAGGTAATGTTGCTAAGAGgcccaacagaaaacaagaaaactcTGCGTCACTTTTCATCAccttggcgaacttcagctgacgccaccgTCACGGGAAAGGAATTCCAATGTTAACTCGAATTCTTctgcctttttgttttgctgtatcTGGGGTCTTCTGCCATTGCagcagcttgctagctagccacAAACACTCCACCGGAATCTGATACCAAACCACAGGCACTGTAGCCCAGCCCTCCGCACACAGAAAAGAATGCCGTGTTCAGAAACAtcccaaatttaatttataatagcaaatacaggtaaaagtgCACAAATTCAGCAAAACTGCATAAAGATAGAGATTGCCAgagcatcatagatatgccttagaaAGGTTATAATACTTCATAATTCTGCATAGTATGCATTTAAGTATGCAAAATGAGGTGTCCCTAGACAAGAGATCCCAAATAGCAACTTTGAAGCTCAGTAGCCAACATTAACCTACTTTATTCCTCTTCAGTTATTAGTAAGTGAATACTTGAGACTGCAGAGGGTGTTTGGTTTACAGGTAAGGTCAAGACAGTTTACCCTCCACTGAATGTACCCTCTTTTCCAGAACAAGGCCTGCCTGCCACCTAgtggtttttaaaataactacGGATTCCCCTAACACCTTGTACTTGCTCACTATGAGGGTGTTTCGGAAAAAAATGTCTAATCCTtaatcagaatttaaaaaatcagacaaaATACTGTTATATTTCTCCcctctaaaatattttgtttatggtCTGAAGTCAATTGTTATGCCAATAACGTAGGCAATGACTGGAATCAGCCgatgaattgaatttaaattcacGGCCAGGTCTACAGGTCTAATAACAGCGGACGTTTAAATAGTTCTAACACAGTTTTAAGAGCATACTGAATTGTTCTTActatgaaaacatgaaatggcTACAAAAACAATACATAACCATGCATTAACTTCGGATCAGCATCAGAGTTCATTTtgaggcaataaaaaaaatttactaGCAAACAACGCCTAATAAATGACATATTTCAAAGGAGTAATTCGCCTTCAATGATTGATTTATGTTCCGACCAGGCTCCGATAGCACCTAATCTGGAATATTGTGTACAATGGTTTGGTTTGGTTACGCAAAACGGAAGCCCATATTACTGTGATTAAATGAGCTAATCtcacaaattaaatgttttataccaCTAGATCACGTGTACgtctcgttgccatggaggagGAAAACGCGTgcgaattttaaaaacaaatatccaACAGTGCAGCGTTCAAAAGGGAAGTTTCCGGTCTGCTGTCAAACGAACTTCCCCTTGAAATGGAGTAGAATACCTATAGATTCTAGAACGGTGTGACAGCATTCGGTGAAAGTAAACCCTGCATTCAAAACGGCTGTTGCATTTCATGTAACCATTGTGGACCATAAAACGCTACATTGTGTCCAAAAATTACTCAGTTTGTGCAGCCGATACAGCAGCAGGGAGGAGGCGGAGTTATACGGTTTGTTTTGGTTCAATCCTGGAACAGACCATCTGTCATTACATTAGGGGAAGTGAACAAGCAAGGTGACCCAAACATGAAAAACTCGAAAAAGTGATAAATTCACAGTAATGAAAATGCTAACTATATGAAGCTCTATAATAAGATAATCATCACACGGTCTATAAACAGTACCACAGTAAACGGTAAGAATTAAAACCTGCTAACAATACCTGCCAGCATTCCTC
This window contains:
- the LOC135237709 gene encoding specifically androgen-regulated gene protein-like, whose translation is MPKSDTWPDGVAVETLGGTDSAGSCDSVVSIHSGLSDASLEQLSAEERECILFLEETIESLEADEDGDRTGGEPDLRPNPGSLAEKIAHLSASLSGSISRHLHDGPTGEGEREHRPVQGCLVPTPLVMAKSGQPNAEPGTGSPPTVSPCPLSKTGSSRGQDAAAAARRAGCQDRPKAGLARGPLSYEGLLELRMMKPTLKKHAQSFSSGVKERAKPAPSDLSEGRQSSRPSDSTSQHAPLHLTLKPRVTPPTVAPKPKILPPSVAVTTQKAPVPNPDSQTDCLGTSPRERVIMDPQQVRREALRKLGLLQDGGTAPPFVTGTLPSATGRPRSRSDLPPAPSSRPPPPPVGAKSVTLERCSDSFKPRPRARTASLGHGREVRAPQPDAAAEPTSQKPLFPNGISAAMVPWNQTGQVRQEALKKLGLLRE